In Aquimarina sp. TRL1, a single window of DNA contains:
- a CDS encoding ribonucleoside-diphosphate reductase subunit alpha → MYVVKRDGRKEPIMFDKITARVRKLCYSLNPLVDPVKVAMRVIEGLYDGVTTSELDNLAAEIAATMTTTHPDYAKLAARISVSNLHKNTKKTFSDVVTDLYEYVNPRTGKEAPLIADDVYEVIMANKEKLDSTIIYNRDFGYDYFGFKTLERSYLLKINGKIAERPQHMLMRVSIGIHLGDLDAAIETYELMSKKYFTHATPTLFNAGTPKPQMSSCFLLTTKEDSIDGIYDTLKQTAKISQSAGGIGLSIHNIRATGSYISGTNGTSNGIVPMLRVFNDTARYVDQGGGKRKGSFAIYVEPWHADIFDFLDLKKNHGKEEMRARDLFYAMWIPDLFMKRVQDDAEWTLMCPNECPGLFDLHSEEFEKQYLAYEEQGKGRRTIKARELWEKILESQIETGTPYMLYKDAANRKSNQQNLGTIRSSNLCTEILEYTSPEEIAVCNLASIALPMFVKDGAFDHQELFRITKRVTKNLNRVIDRNYYPVKEAENSNVRHRPIGLGVQGLADAFIKLRLPFTSDEAKKLNQEIFETLYFAAVTASMEEAKVDGAYQTYEGSPISKGEFQHNLWGIKDEELSGRWNWEELRKEVLEHGVRNSLLVAPMPTASTSQILGNNEAFEPYTSNIYTRRVLSGEFIVVNKHLLEDLVALNLWNDDLKDAIMRANGSVQNIDVIPQDIKELYKTVWEMSMKDIIDMSRHRGYFIDQSQSLNLFMEGATMAKLTSMHFYAWKSGLKTGMYYLRTKSAVDAIKFTLKSKPKEEPTQSEKVAAAAAQVLEKETAKKEQPAVVPEGTALTPEELRAIIEQSKAAEGDDCLMCGS, encoded by the coding sequence ATGTATGTAGTAAAAAGAGATGGGAGAAAAGAGCCCATAATGTTTGATAAAATTACCGCAAGGGTAAGAAAACTTTGTTATAGTCTTAATCCGTTAGTGGATCCGGTTAAGGTGGCGATGAGAGTGATAGAGGGGTTGTATGATGGTGTTACCACTAGTGAATTGGATAATTTAGCTGCAGAAATAGCAGCAACCATGACCACAACACATCCGGATTATGCAAAATTAGCGGCTCGTATCTCTGTTTCTAACTTACATAAAAATACCAAAAAAACATTCTCGGATGTAGTGACAGATTTATATGAATATGTAAACCCGAGAACCGGAAAAGAAGCACCTTTAATTGCGGATGATGTATATGAGGTTATCATGGCAAATAAAGAAAAGCTTGACTCTACTATTATCTATAATAGAGATTTTGGGTATGATTATTTTGGTTTTAAAACCTTAGAGAGGTCATATCTGTTGAAAATTAATGGTAAAATAGCAGAAAGACCTCAACACATGTTGATGAGGGTTTCTATCGGAATTCATTTAGGAGACCTGGATGCGGCGATAGAAACTTATGAGTTGATGTCTAAGAAATATTTTACACACGCTACTCCTACATTGTTCAACGCAGGAACTCCTAAACCACAAATGTCATCGTGTTTTCTTTTGACGACAAAAGAAGATAGTATCGATGGAATATATGATACGCTAAAACAAACTGCTAAAATTTCTCAGTCAGCAGGAGGAATCGGACTATCTATTCATAATATCCGTGCTACAGGATCCTATATTTCGGGAACAAATGGAACTTCAAACGGGATTGTTCCGATGCTTCGGGTGTTTAATGATACTGCTAGATATGTGGACCAAGGAGGAGGAAAGAGAAAAGGATCTTTTGCGATTTATGTCGAACCATGGCATGCGGATATTTTTGACTTCCTGGATCTGAAAAAAAATCACGGAAAAGAAGAAATGAGGGCAAGAGACCTGTTCTATGCAATGTGGATTCCAGATTTGTTTATGAAACGAGTACAGGATGATGCAGAATGGACGCTGATGTGCCCTAATGAATGTCCGGGCTTATTCGATCTTCATAGCGAAGAATTTGAAAAACAATATTTGGCATACGAAGAACAGGGGAAAGGAAGAAGAACGATTAAGGCTAGAGAACTGTGGGAGAAAATACTGGAATCTCAGATTGAAACTGGAACACCATATATGTTGTATAAAGATGCAGCAAACCGCAAGTCCAATCAACAGAATCTGGGAACTATTCGCTCTTCTAATCTATGTACGGAAATTTTAGAATATACCAGCCCGGAAGAAATTGCAGTATGTAATCTCGCCTCTATCGCATTACCAATGTTTGTGAAAGATGGGGCATTTGATCATCAAGAATTATTTAGAATTACCAAGAGGGTTACTAAAAACCTGAATAGAGTAATTGATAGAAATTATTACCCGGTAAAAGAAGCTGAAAATTCGAATGTTCGCCATCGACCTATCGGATTGGGAGTTCAGGGATTGGCAGATGCCTTTATTAAACTGAGATTACCATTTACCAGTGATGAGGCAAAGAAACTAAATCAGGAAATTTTTGAAACCTTATACTTTGCAGCTGTGACAGCCTCTATGGAAGAAGCTAAGGTTGACGGAGCATATCAGACCTATGAAGGATCACCAATCTCCAAAGGAGAATTTCAGCATAACCTATGGGGGATTAAAGATGAAGAGTTAAGTGGACGATGGAATTGGGAAGAATTGCGTAAGGAAGTATTGGAGCATGGAGTGAGAAATTCATTGTTAGTAGCGCCAATGCCAACAGCCTCTACGTCTCAGATTTTAGGAAACAATGAAGCCTTTGAGCCTTATACAAGTAATATTTATACAAGACGGGTGCTCTCAGGAGAATTTATCGTAGTAAATAAACATTTATTAGAAGATTTAGTAGCATTGAATTTGTGGAATGATGACCTGAAAGATGCTATTATGAGAGCAAACGGATCTGTTCAGAATATAGATGTTATTCCGCAGGATATTAAAGAATTGTATAAGACTGTTTGGGAAATGAGTATGAAGGATATTATCGATATGTCCAGACATAGAGGGTACTTCATTGATCAGTCACAATCTTTGAATCTGTTTATGGAGGGAGCTACAATGGCTAAATTAACATCAATGCATTTCTATGCATGGAAGAGCGGATTAAAAACAGGAATGTATTACCTGCGAACAAAATCGGCAGTAGATGCAATTAAGTTTACCTTAAAAAGCAAGCCGAAAGAAGAGCCTACACAATCAGAAAAAGTAGCTGCAGCGGCTGCACAGGTATTAGAAAAAGAAACAGCTAAAAAGGAACAGCCAGCAGTGGTGCCAGAAGGAACAGCATTAACACCAGAAGAACTACGAGCTATTATAGAGCAGTCAAAAGCTGCAGAAGGAGATGATTGTTTAATGTGTGGATCCTAA
- a CDS encoding deoxyguanosinetriphosphate triphosphohydrolase: MKWEQLLSLKRYGDTNKRLRKDQDETRLGFEVDYDRIIFSSAFRSLQDKTQVIPLSKTSFVHTRLTHSLEVSVVGRSLGRVVGKKILEKHPYLQEEHGYQVNDFGAIVAVASLAHDIGNPPFGHSGEKAIGEYFKTGAGKQYKSSLTPKEYQDLIDFEGNANGFKIVTESREGVEGGLRLSYATLGAFTKYPKESLPKKPTKEIAHKKFGYFQSERSFFEDVAAEVGLIKRKIEDEYTYCRHPLAFLVEAADDICYTIIDFEDGINLGLIEEEYALEYLINLVKGAINTAKYNSLSSTADRLSYLRALAINTLIQEAASVFIANEEKILSGEFHQALIEKSRYEAQIEDILQLSRDKIYQSQEVIEKEIAGYEILATLLDRYCTAATHYHTGASSNYDKLILKSEEGNFDYKNENLYTRLISISNYVASLTDGNALLKYQKIRGLKV, encoded by the coding sequence ATGAAATGGGAACAACTCCTATCCTTAAAACGATATGGAGATACGAATAAACGACTTCGAAAAGATCAGGACGAAACCAGATTGGGGTTTGAAGTAGATTATGATAGAATTATTTTTTCTTCGGCTTTTAGAAGCTTGCAGGATAAGACACAGGTGATTCCATTATCAAAAACTAGTTTTGTGCATACGCGATTGACACATAGTTTGGAGGTGTCTGTTGTAGGGCGTTCATTGGGGCGAGTGGTAGGGAAAAAAATACTGGAAAAACATCCGTACTTGCAAGAAGAACACGGGTACCAGGTAAATGATTTCGGAGCGATAGTAGCTGTAGCATCCTTGGCACATGATATTGGAAATCCACCTTTTGGACATTCGGGGGAAAAAGCAATTGGGGAGTATTTCAAAACAGGAGCAGGAAAGCAGTATAAATCTTCTTTGACACCAAAAGAATATCAAGATCTTATCGATTTTGAGGGAAATGCAAATGGATTTAAGATTGTTACAGAGTCCAGAGAAGGAGTAGAAGGAGGATTGCGACTTTCTTATGCAACCTTGGGAGCTTTTACAAAATATCCAAAAGAATCACTGCCTAAAAAACCAACGAAGGAGATCGCTCATAAAAAATTTGGATACTTTCAGAGTGAACGTTCTTTTTTCGAAGATGTCGCTGCAGAAGTGGGGCTGATAAAAAGAAAAATTGAAGATGAATATACCTATTGTAGGCATCCATTAGCGTTTCTGGTAGAAGCAGCAGATGATATTTGTTATACTATTATTGACTTTGAAGATGGGATTAATCTGGGGTTGATAGAAGAGGAGTATGCTTTAGAATATTTAATTAATTTGGTAAAAGGAGCGATTAATACCGCTAAGTACAATAGCCTTTCTTCCACAGCAGATCGCTTAAGTTATTTAAGAGCCTTAGCGATTAACACGCTTATACAAGAGGCGGCAAGTGTTTTTATAGCGAATGAAGAAAAAATATTATCAGGGGAATTTCATCAGGCTTTGATAGAAAAAAGCAGGTATGAAGCTCAGATTGAAGATATATTGCAACTGAGCAGAGATAAAATATATCAAAGTCAGGAGGTGATCGAAAAAGAAATTGCAGGATATGAGATTCTGGCAACCCTTTTGGATCGATATTGTACTGCGGCAACTCATTATCATACCGGGGCGAGTTCTAATTATGATAAACTTATTCTAAAATCCGAAGAAGGGAATTTTGATTATAAGAATGAAAATTTATACACCCGTTTGATTAGTATTAGTAATTATGTGGCGAGTCTGACAGATGGAAATGCACTGTTGAAATATCAAAAAATAAGAGGACTTAAGGTGTAA
- a CDS encoding 1-deoxy-D-xylulose-5-phosphate synthase, whose protein sequence is MKDSLLSHIESPEDLRKLTLEQLPLLAQELRDFVINIVATKEGHLGASLGVVELTIALHYIFNTPEDLLVWDVGHQAYPHKILTGRKDVFHTNRQYDGISGFPKRSESIYDTFGVGHSSTSISAVLGMAIASRLQENLQKQHIAVIGDASIASGMAFEGLNHAGVTNTNMLVILNDNAIGIDPSVGALKQYLTKAKVGFKPRTDNIIEALNFDYFGPVDGHDLPKLCETLEQLKSINGPKLLHIITTKGKGLKQAEENQVTYHAPGKFDARTGDLIPKSNKKQPPKFQDVFGYTLVDLARENKKIVGITPAMPTGSSLKYMMEEMPERAIDVGIAEQHAVTLAAGMATQGLIPFCTIYSTFLQRAYDQVIHDVALQNLPVVFCVDRAGLVGADGATHHGVFDIAYLNCIPNILIAAPGDEIELRNLLYTASLGLPHPIAIRYPRGRGEIIEWRKPMKKITVGKAKQLTTGTSIAILSTGTIRRNVTNAIQQISTPTEVAHYHFCFIKPLDQPLLDHIFSTYKTIITVEDGVIKGGFGSSILDMANQSTYSPDITSLGISDEFIHHGTIEELHQYCGIATEGITKTIREKLHYTS, encoded by the coding sequence GTGAAAGATTCTTTACTTTCGCATATTGAGTCTCCCGAAGACCTTAGGAAATTAACTCTCGAACAATTACCTCTATTAGCACAGGAGTTACGCGATTTTGTCATTAACATTGTCGCTACTAAAGAAGGTCATTTAGGGGCTAGTCTGGGAGTTGTAGAACTCACTATAGCGCTACATTATATTTTTAATACTCCTGAAGACTTATTGGTCTGGGATGTAGGACATCAGGCATACCCTCATAAAATCCTGACTGGCAGAAAAGACGTGTTCCACACAAACCGACAGTACGATGGCATTAGCGGTTTCCCAAAAAGGAGCGAAAGCATATATGATACCTTTGGTGTCGGTCATTCTTCTACTTCTATTTCTGCGGTTTTAGGAATGGCTATTGCATCAAGGCTACAAGAAAATCTACAAAAACAACATATTGCTGTCATTGGAGATGCCTCTATTGCCAGTGGAATGGCTTTTGAAGGGCTTAATCACGCTGGAGTAACAAATACCAATATGCTGGTTATTCTCAATGACAATGCCATTGGTATTGATCCTAGCGTAGGCGCCTTAAAACAATATTTAACCAAGGCAAAAGTAGGGTTCAAACCCAGAACAGATAATATTATAGAAGCACTTAACTTTGATTATTTTGGTCCTGTTGATGGTCATGACCTTCCTAAATTATGCGAAACTCTGGAACAGTTAAAATCTATTAACGGTCCCAAACTATTGCATATTATAACAACAAAAGGCAAAGGATTAAAACAAGCAGAGGAAAATCAGGTTACCTACCATGCTCCTGGAAAATTTGATGCAAGAACAGGAGATCTCATTCCTAAAAGTAACAAGAAACAACCTCCTAAATTTCAGGATGTTTTTGGCTACACTCTAGTGGACCTTGCCAGAGAGAATAAAAAAATTGTCGGAATCACTCCTGCTATGCCTACGGGAAGTTCTCTGAAATATATGATGGAGGAGATGCCAGAGCGGGCTATTGATGTTGGAATTGCAGAACAGCATGCCGTAACATTGGCTGCAGGAATGGCAACACAGGGACTAATTCCTTTTTGTACAATTTATTCCACTTTTTTGCAACGAGCCTACGACCAAGTTATTCACGATGTTGCCCTACAAAACCTGCCGGTAGTCTTTTGCGTAGATCGTGCTGGTTTGGTTGGAGCAGACGGTGCTACACATCATGGAGTATTTGACATTGCTTATCTCAATTGTATCCCTAACATACTAATCGCTGCTCCAGGAGATGAAATCGAATTGCGAAATTTACTATATACTGCTTCATTAGGACTACCACATCCTATAGCTATCCGATATCCCAGAGGCAGGGGGGAAATTATTGAATGGAGGAAACCCATGAAAAAAATCACTGTCGGAAAAGCAAAACAACTGACAACCGGAACAAGCATAGCCATTCTATCTACCGGAACAATCCGAAGAAATGTAACAAATGCTATCCAGCAGATCAGCACCCCTACTGAAGTCGCACATTACCACTTCTGCTTTATCAAACCCCTGGATCAACCCCTTCTAGATCATATTTTCTCTACTTACAAAACAATTATTACGGTAGAAGATGGAGTTATTAAAGGCGGTTTCGGCAGTAGTATTCTCGACATGGCAAATCAATCAACATATTCTCCTGATATTACTTCTTTAGGGATCTCTGACGAATTCATCCATCACGGAACTATAGAAGAACTCCATCAATATTGTGGGATTGCTACTGAAGGGATTACTAAAACAATCAGAGAAAAGCTACATTACACCTCATAA
- a CDS encoding nucleoside deaminase, producing the protein MLDPFDDAHFMRKALMEAEAAYEKGEIPIGAVVVVADRIIARAHNLTELLNDVTAHAEMQAITAAANYLGGKYLKECTLYVTIEPCQMCAGALYWSQIGRIVYGARDHQRGCIEMGTKLHPKTTMEGGVMEEECSAILKRFFIEKRNLN; encoded by the coding sequence ATGTTAGACCCATTTGATGATGCACATTTTATGAGAAAAGCGTTGATGGAGGCTGAAGCAGCGTATGAAAAAGGAGAAATTCCGATAGGAGCGGTGGTGGTTGTAGCAGATAGGATTATTGCCAGGGCGCATAATCTTACCGAGTTATTGAATGATGTGACAGCCCATGCAGAAATGCAGGCAATTACAGCTGCAGCAAATTACCTGGGAGGAAAATACCTCAAAGAATGCACATTGTACGTAACGATAGAACCTTGTCAGATGTGCGCTGGAGCCCTTTATTGGAGTCAGATAGGAAGGATTGTTTACGGAGCTAGAGATCATCAGAGAGGATGTATTGAAATGGGAACAAAATTGCACCCAAAAACTACCATGGAAGGAGGCGTTATGGAAGAAGAATGTAGTGCTATTCTCAAGCGTTTCTTCATCGAGAAAAGGAACCTTAATTAA
- a CDS encoding DUF294 nucleotidyltransferase-like domain-containing protein, which yields MKNTIAERIQDFLKQFPPFEKFQKEDLLEVAKQIRVLYVENKEYIFRQEEPCHDEFYIVREGAIGLYRGGAEDANLVDVCDVGDMFGLRIMIIKKNYRMSARADEESIVYAIPAKVFDPFIQKNTEVNRFLLETFASHARNYYTENEEGQKVDNTISLEAAKDLSSLRSVSYRKKPVTCSIDDTVQDIARKMAKYRVSCIIAVSSEMYPLGMVTDRDLRVKIATGEFPIHASVGEIMTSPVVTYAKSLTIVEAQIALIKNEIGYLCITKDGTRNSKLIGILTDHDLVVSFGNNPSVLIKETKRVKQIKQLRYIRQQTEKLLEQYLEQNISTIHILNIISEINDAVITRVIDLAIQEMSVPPPVQFGFLVLGSQGRREQLLLTDQDNAIVFEDVAEKDYEATQHYFMVLATEITKGLHSVGFEYCPAEMMASNPRWCMSLSKWEEQFESWMTKPSEEGTLLSSIFFDFHHLYGDPTLADRLSDVVFEGVNKSNRFLSLLGVSALDKPSPLGFFKQFLVEQNGEHKDSFDIKTRAMMVLIDAARILGLYYNLKNVNNTILRYEKLATLEPNNKELFESCGKAFRVLIKFRTKQGLIHQDSGRFIQLNQLSKADKLRLKRCFKPIRDIQELLKHRFHLNAYM from the coding sequence ATGAAAAATACAATTGCAGAAAGAATTCAGGATTTTTTAAAACAATTCCCTCCTTTCGAAAAATTTCAAAAAGAAGACTTGTTAGAAGTCGCAAAGCAAATTCGGGTGCTGTATGTAGAGAATAAAGAATATATCTTTCGGCAAGAAGAACCATGTCATGATGAGTTTTATATTGTTCGGGAAGGAGCTATAGGATTGTATAGAGGAGGTGCAGAAGATGCTAATCTGGTCGATGTGTGTGATGTGGGAGATATGTTTGGCTTGCGTATTATGATTATAAAGAAGAATTATCGCATGTCAGCAAGAGCAGATGAAGAATCCATTGTCTATGCAATTCCGGCGAAGGTCTTTGATCCTTTTATTCAAAAAAATACAGAGGTTAATCGTTTTTTGTTAGAGACGTTCGCGTCTCATGCCAGAAATTACTATACGGAGAATGAAGAAGGGCAAAAAGTAGATAATACGATATCATTAGAAGCAGCAAAGGACTTATCATCATTGCGAAGTGTTTCGTATCGCAAAAAGCCAGTGACCTGTTCCATAGACGATACAGTACAGGATATTGCTAGAAAAATGGCAAAGTACAGGGTGAGTTGTATTATTGCAGTTAGTAGTGAAATGTATCCGCTAGGGATGGTGACAGACCGGGACCTTCGGGTTAAAATTGCAACCGGAGAATTCCCAATTCATGCTTCTGTAGGGGAGATAATGACATCTCCTGTGGTTACATATGCCAAAAGCCTCACTATTGTAGAAGCGCAAATCGCATTGATCAAAAATGAAATAGGATATTTGTGTATTACCAAAGATGGTACGCGAAATAGTAAATTGATTGGTATTTTGACCGATCACGATTTGGTCGTTTCTTTTGGGAATAACCCATCGGTTTTAATAAAAGAGACAAAACGGGTAAAACAGATAAAACAGCTTCGATATATACGACAGCAAACAGAAAAATTGTTGGAGCAGTATTTAGAGCAGAATATTTCTACCATCCACATTCTGAATATTATTTCGGAGATTAACGATGCGGTGATTACACGTGTGATTGATCTTGCGATTCAAGAGATGTCAGTTCCTCCTCCGGTACAATTTGGTTTTTTGGTTCTGGGGAGTCAGGGGAGACGGGAGCAGTTGTTATTGACAGATCAGGATAATGCGATTGTTTTTGAAGATGTAGCGGAGAAAGATTATGAAGCAACCCAGCATTATTTTATGGTATTGGCTACAGAAATAACCAAAGGGTTGCATTCGGTAGGATTTGAATACTGCCCGGCAGAAATGATGGCGAGTAATCCTCGATGGTGTATGTCGCTATCCAAGTGGGAAGAGCAATTCGAAAGCTGGATGACCAAACCGAGTGAAGAAGGTACTTTGTTGTCGTCTATTTTTTTTGATTTTCATCACCTGTATGGTGATCCAACCCTGGCTGATCGATTATCAGATGTAGTATTTGAAGGGGTGAATAAAAGCAATCGCTTTTTGAGTTTATTAGGAGTTAGTGCCTTAGATAAACCTTCACCGCTTGGGTTTTTTAAACAATTTCTGGTGGAGCAGAACGGAGAACATAAAGATTCTTTTGATATCAAAACCAGAGCGATGATGGTTCTTATTGATGCCGCGAGAATATTAGGGCTGTATTACAATCTGAAAAATGTGAATAATACAATTCTCAGGTATGAGAAACTGGCAACTTTAGAACCTAATAACAAAGAACTTTTTGAGAGTTGTGGAAAGGCATTTCGGGTATTGATTAAGTTCAGAACCAAGCAAGGGTTGATTCATCAGGATTCAGGACGATTTATTCAGCTGAATCAACTAAGTAAAGCAGATAAACTGAGACTTAAAAGATGTTTTAAGCCAATACGGGATATTCAGGAATTGTTAAAGCATAGATTTCATTTAAATGCATATATGTGA
- a CDS encoding PolC-type DNA polymerase III gives MRLWQQKNKKEVPVFWKDYARLFDKKRKYQQVEEERIIAFDTETTGFNYKEDRILSIGAVAVKGKAINVSDQLELYLEQEVFKSETVAIHEIRKNHKYDKVSEKKALELFLDYVQDAVLIAHHAEFDKKMINAALKRHELGKLKNKLLDTSVLFRKTKHKIYTMHDPEKHYSLDELCMDLKISKSDRHTASGDAFITAIAFLKILGKLKKNGKVSMKGLFRIK, from the coding sequence ATGAGGCTTTGGCAGCAAAAAAATAAAAAAGAAGTTCCTGTTTTTTGGAAGGATTACGCACGGCTTTTTGATAAAAAAAGAAAGTATCAGCAAGTCGAAGAAGAGCGAATCATTGCGTTTGATACAGAGACCACTGGTTTTAATTACAAAGAAGATCGAATTTTGTCTATTGGAGCTGTTGCTGTAAAAGGAAAGGCGATTAATGTTTCGGATCAGTTAGAATTGTATTTAGAACAGGAAGTTTTTAAATCGGAAACAGTGGCTATTCATGAGATCAGGAAAAATCATAAATATGATAAAGTTTCCGAAAAGAAAGCATTGGAATTATTTTTAGACTATGTGCAGGATGCTGTTTTGATAGCGCATCATGCAGAGTTTGATAAGAAAATGATCAATGCTGCATTAAAACGACATGAACTGGGGAAATTAAAAAATAAACTATTGGATACAAGTGTCTTGTTCCGTAAAACGAAGCATAAAATTTATACGATGCATGATCCGGAGAAGCATTATAGTTTGGATGAGTTGTGTATGGATCTGAAAATATCCAAAAGTGACAGGCATACCGCTTCAGGAGATGCGTTTATTACAGCCATAGCTTTTTTAAAAATACTTGGAAAGCTTAAAAAGAATGGGAAAGTATCAATGAAAGGACTCTTTCGAATAAAATAA
- a CDS encoding carboxypeptidase-like regulatory domain-containing protein has protein sequence MKKRILFIVLLYAVQVWSQEQHLIQGVVMSNQQKLSGVHVLNLSRQEGGITDEYGRYQLIAAAGDTLSFSAIQYVTKKIKITRKELMEERLDVLLRENVNELDPVLLSDQKLSGQLEEDAKNIKTYEQYFPLWNAEEVIRAMPVVKDDAQSPVKNQVFSDGTVATPLNFIAIGKLVAGFVKKKKKKKKRPKKFIPLSAIYDKQFVIHKIGIPEGEYESFVSYIHSQPGTQEVFRHPDQLIVLEYCIKMAAHYRKQ, from the coding sequence ATGAAAAAAAGAATCCTTTTTATAGTATTGCTATATGCTGTACAAGTGTGGTCTCAGGAACAACACCTGATTCAGGGAGTTGTTATGTCTAATCAACAGAAGCTATCAGGAGTTCATGTGCTGAACCTATCCAGACAAGAAGGAGGAATTACGGATGAATACGGACGATATCAGTTAATAGCAGCAGCAGGAGATACTCTTTCTTTTTCTGCGATACAATATGTAACTAAAAAGATAAAGATTACCCGTAAAGAACTAATGGAGGAACGTTTAGATGTTTTATTACGTGAAAATGTAAATGAATTAGATCCGGTATTATTGTCAGATCAAAAACTCAGTGGACAATTAGAAGAAGATGCAAAAAATATAAAGACATATGAACAGTATTTTCCTTTGTGGAATGCTGAAGAGGTGATTCGTGCTATGCCTGTAGTTAAGGATGATGCGCAATCTCCGGTAAAAAATCAGGTATTTAGTGATGGGACTGTAGCTACGCCTTTGAATTTTATAGCAATAGGAAAGCTGGTGGCAGGTTTTGTAAAGAAAAAGAAGAAGAAAAAGAAAAGACCAAAGAAGTTTATCCCTCTTTCAGCGATATATGATAAACAGTTTGTGATACATAAAATCGGAATACCTGAGGGGGAGTACGAATCATTTGTTTCGTATATTCATAGTCAGCCCGGAACTCAGGAAGTATTCAGACATCCCGATCAGCTGATTGTTTTGGAGTATTGTATAAAGATGGCAGCACATTATCGCAAACAATAA
- a CDS encoding cold-shock protein: MEGTVKFFNESKGYGFITNDETGKDIFVHASGLNGEALNEGDKVAYDEEKGKKGTIAARVRVLHG; this comes from the coding sequence ATGGAAGGAACAGTTAAATTTTTTAATGAGTCAAAAGGTTATGGATTCATTACAAACGACGAAACAGGAAAAGACATCTTTGTTCATGCATCTGGACTTAACGGAGAAGCTCTTAATGAAGGGGACAAAGTAGCGTATGACGAAGAAAAAGGAAAAAAAGGAACTATTGCAGCCAGAGTAAGAGTACTCCACGGCTAA